The sequence below is a genomic window from Desulfobacterales bacterium.
CGGCGGGCTTCAATATACTCATCACGCCCAACCCTTCCGCTTAAGTAAGCGATCGGTTGGACTTCTCTGAATTGATGCATTATATAGAACGCATTTATCAGCAGCATCATACCCGCAACAGCGGTTATGACCGCGCGGGGTATTATCGACGAACCGGCGGGGTATCGAGCTGTGACCGTAACATATATCTGGTGCAAGCCCATCATGGACAGTATAATCAGCGGGGGAACAATGGGGGCAACATATCTGATTCGCATCTCGACTTGAAAAAACGTGATCATTAAAAATAAAAGCGAAAATACGAGCCATATCCATTTTTCGGTTTCAGACTGAGAATGCGCTTTTGGGGAAAGAATAAAAGCAAAAAACGGCAATATGAACAACAAAGGGTTCAGCCGGCCGTCAAAATATTGGGGATCTCCATCCTTGCCCGTAAAAAAAATTCTTAAAGGCACCAGTGCGATTTCCCACCAGGATTCGTTGTAAATGATCTTACGGTAACCAAACAGCCCTATCCGCTGCTTTTGGGATCGGGTCGAGCCGGCCTTTAATTTGGTGCCTGTATTTCCATTATTGTCATCGTTTTCGTTCGTTATGTCAGCAGGCGCAGCTATTTGTTGCTGAGAAAACCAATTATGATAAAGGGGGTAGATCGGATTTTGTGTCCATTGATAATTTCTGATCATCCACGGTAAAAAGACTAATAGTGCCACGGCCATGAAAATTGCTGCATACCCCACTGCCTTGGCTTGATTTAACCCGCCGGCAGGACGCTTTCTTACATAGACAAACGGCACAAAAAGCGTCAGCAGAAACAATATCACCAAACCATTGTATTTGGTTCCAAGTGCAAGTCCGCACCAGCAGGCGGAAATCATCAAATGTTTTAATTTGAATCGACTCTCTATCCATTTAAAAAAATAAATGATCGCTGCGGTGGAAAAAAAAACAAGACCCAAATCGACATAAACCGTAATCGACAGTTTTACAATTAAGGGTAGTGACAGAAAAAAAAGTGCCCCTAAAAGCGCATAGAATAAATCCAACCGCTTATACAAATAGTTAAAAATCAACCAGGCGGTTAGAAGCGCAAAAGAAAAGTGTATGTATTTGGTTGCAATATCATTGTCGAAATAAAGCGGAATTAAATACAACAGGTCAATGTTCATTGGAAAATATGAGAACACGACATGGGGTATTTCGAAAATCCCGCCGTGTTTAAGATATAACTTGGGGACTGCCAGGTGGTGGGTAAGGGCATCCCGGCTGACGGGCGGAACCGATGAAAGTATCACGATAGAAGCAGTCAGAATAAACAATGCGCCAATGAGAATAAGCCTAACAAAACGATTCATTCCGGTTGCCGCCCGTTCTTTGTGTTGATAATCGATCATATCGTTCGTATTGATAAATTTTAAAAGTTATCAGCCCCTGGTGAGGAAAAGGGCCTTAAAACACGATAACCTTTTGGGGGTTTAAAGTTCCGTCGTCTGTATTAAAATGGCTCTGAATTCAGTGATTTCTCAAAAGCTCCTTATAATATGATGTTGTTCTGGTTCTTTCAAGATTCTGATCGGTTTTAAGAAGATCCCAGTTGTCAAATCCCTTTTCAACGGCCTGCTTGAGCCATTGAACCGCTTCTTCGATTTTCTTTTGCCGGGCATAGGTGCCGGCAATGTAATAGTAAGCTTCCCACTGATCCGGTCGAACGGCAATGCTCTCTTTAAGGATGGAACGGGCCGTATCATAGTTACCCTGCATCGCAT
It includes:
- a CDS encoding phospholipid carrier-dependent glycosyltransferase, whose protein sequence is MNRFVRLILIGALFILTASIVILSSVPPVSRDALTHHLAVPKLYLKHGGIFEIPHVVFSYFPMNIDLLYLIPLYFDNDIATKYIHFSFALLTAWLIFNYLYKRLDLFYALLGALFFLSLPLIVKLSITVYVDLGLVFFSTAAIIYFFKWIESRFKLKHLMISACWCGLALGTKYNGLVILFLLTLFVPFVYVRKRPAGGLNQAKAVGYAAIFMAVALLVFLPWMIRNYQWTQNPIYPLYHNWFSQQQIAAPADITNENDDNNGNTGTKLKAGSTRSQKQRIGLFGYRKIIYNESWWEIALVPLRIFFTGKDGDPQYFDGRLNPLLFILPFFAFILSPKAHSQSETEKWIWLVFSLLFLMITFFQVEMRIRYVAPIVPPLIILSMMGLHQIYVTVTARYPAGSSIIPRAVITAVAGMMLLINAFYIMHQFREVQPIAYLSGRVGRDEYIEARRKEYPAVQFANKNLPAAAKILSIFLGNRIYHSDKIMISDPNVFLGAVKKSDSPQEISIDLRKIGLTHLIIRMDLFESWIDNNFSEKKKELIKLFFKENMQLLYYKNGYGLYEVKE